From the Nodularia sp. NIES-3585 genome, one window contains:
- a CDS encoding response regulator transcription factor, translating into MVMLSATNPKILVVDDDFSIRNLIYRFLSRKYQIELAADGKTALSLFDQFDPALVILDWNLPDTSGYQLCQEMQSRTNVLVMILTSRTSEADKIKILSVGADDFLTKPFSLAEIELRVEALLRRIRSVNSSPTQRLVFQQLAINPDGRVVTLNDKPLTLTALEFNILHFLASHPGQAWSRTQLIQKIWGCEYVGDGRVVDVHIGQLRKKLEVDTTVPEFIKTVRGYGYKFELPE; encoded by the coding sequence ATAGTGATGCTTTCTGCTACAAATCCTAAAATTCTGGTTGTAGATGACGATTTCAGTATCCGCAATCTCATATATCGCTTTTTAAGTCGTAAATATCAAATAGAGTTGGCGGCAGATGGCAAAACAGCACTGTCCTTGTTTGATCAATTCGACCCGGCTTTAGTAATTTTGGATTGGAATTTACCAGATACTAGTGGCTATCAACTGTGTCAAGAAATGCAGAGTCGCACTAATGTTTTAGTGATGATACTGACTAGCAGGACATCTGAAGCTGATAAAATCAAAATTCTCTCTGTTGGTGCTGATGACTTTTTAACTAAACCGTTTAGCCTAGCAGAGATTGAACTGAGAGTAGAAGCTCTGTTAAGACGAATTCGCTCTGTTAACTCTTCGCCAACACAACGCCTCGTTTTCCAGCAGTTAGCAATTAACCCCGATGGTCGAGTGGTAACACTTAACGATAAGCCTTTAACTTTAACAGCACTGGAGTTTAATATTTTACATTTTTTAGCTAGTCATCCTGGTCAAGCTTGGAGTCGGACTCAGCTGATTCAAAAAATCTGGGGTTGCGAATATGTGGGTGATGGCAGAGTGGTTGATGTGCATATAGGACAACTGCGTAAAAAGTTGGAAGTTGATACTACTGTTCCTGAGTTTATTAAGACTGTGCGCGGTTACGGTTACAAGTTTGAACTGCCAGAATAG
- a CDS encoding CO2 hydration protein — MVQTPEKSTSKLPPSQHEFADIIHRLEAGGSMLPDTPENLKQIIGIYKAYAVPMDFYWRDLLYIAERVFLNPLPFFKYFLPKEYLELHNHYAGDDAELRVWRGEATAHPELLAFMEKGETLKMPKLLHHLFHDRINMEFAEACMRAMFWHRGMGGKFDPYLDSPEYIANADRAIKAYFQGNPVMLGLYKLFPDMFLEQCRQMSYYSNLGLFWEVMAPVFFEMSDLYDEGKITTVPEAMNFLVNGIFAVASRPIYHHVYIRGECYEIVPKSQGFVWLYEAALPYVEAVFYRTAPFRGTKSYNAQAGQVPDKQEDFHYGILYADVFPVGTAGIPPTLLMQDMLHFLPEYLIEDYKKHCRGEDDMLIQLGITFQRSMYNVTSAVIQALRTALHHPLDDPDPEHLQANRNFYEAQLNRFTRSDYGMRDAARLGDIQSQDYR; from the coding sequence ATGGTACAAACTCCAGAAAAATCTACTAGTAAATTACCTCCTTCTCAACATGAATTTGCTGATATAATTCATCGGCTAGAAGCAGGTGGTTCGATGTTGCCAGATACACCTGAAAATTTAAAACAAATTATCGGCATTTATAAAGCTTATGCCGTACCGATGGATTTCTACTGGCGTGACTTGCTTTATATTGCTGAACGAGTATTTTTAAATCCGTTGCCCTTTTTCAAATACTTCTTGCCTAAAGAGTATTTAGAATTGCATAATCATTATGCTGGGGATGATGCTGAGTTAAGAGTTTGGCGCGGTGAAGCAACTGCACATCCTGAACTTTTGGCATTTATGGAAAAGGGTGAAACCTTGAAAATGCCTAAGCTATTACATCACTTATTCCATGACCGCATCAATATGGAATTTGCCGAAGCTTGTATGCGGGCTATGTTTTGGCACAGGGGAATGGGTGGGAAATTTGACCCTTATTTAGATAGTCCAGAATATATAGCCAACGCCGATAGAGCCATCAAAGCTTATTTCCAAGGAAACCCGGTAATGTTGGGGCTTTATAAACTGTTCCCAGATATGTTTTTAGAACAGTGCCGCCAAATGTCTTACTATTCTAATTTGGGGCTATTCTGGGAAGTCATGGCTCCGGTATTTTTTGAAATGTCAGATTTATATGACGAAGGAAAAATTACTACTGTCCCAGAAGCCATGAATTTTCTGGTAAATGGCATTTTTGCCGTAGCAAGTCGTCCTATTTACCATCATGTTTATATCCGTGGTGAATGCTACGAAATTGTTCCCAAATCTCAAGGTTTTGTCTGGCTTTATGAAGCTGCATTACCTTATGTAGAAGCTGTTTTTTATCGCACAGCACCTTTTAGGGGAACAAAATCTTATAATGCTCAAGCGGGTCAAGTACCAGATAAGCAAGAAGATTTCCATTATGGTATTCTTTATGCTGATGTATTTCCGGTGGGGACAGCAGGTATTCCCCCAACATTATTAATGCAAGATATGCTGCATTTCTTGCCAGAATATCTGATTGAAGATTACAAAAAACATTGCCGAGGCGAAGATGATATGTTGATTCAGTTGGGAATTACTTTCCAACGGTCAATGTACAACGTTACATCTGCGGTAATTCAAGCATTACGTACAGCATTACATCATCCTTTAGATGACCCTGATCCTGAGCATTTACAAGCCAATAGAAACTTTTATGAGGCGCAGTTAAATCGCTTTACTCGGAGTGATTACGGTATGCGTGATGCGGCGCGTCTCGGTGATATTCAAAGCCAAGATTATCGTTGA
- a CDS encoding NADH-quinone oxidoreductase subunit M: MLSFLIWIPIISAVIIGFLPSKVVPASRIRLISLIVAGIVLCWNLFILLKFDISTPGMQFEEYLPWNETLGLTYQLGVDGLSILMLILNSLLTWIAIYSSDKETERPRLFYSLILFISGGVAGAFLAENLLLFFLFYELELIPFYLLISIWGGEKRAYAGIKFLIYTAVSGALILATFLGMVFLTGANSFAFDAVSTQNISAGLQLVLLVGIIIGFGIKIPLVPFHTWLPDAYVEASAPIAILLGGVLAKLGTYGLLRFGMGMFPQAWTVVAPTLAIWGAISAIYGAVIAIAQTDIKRMVAYSSIGHMGYVLLASASSTPLALVGAVAQMFSHGLILAILFHLVGVIEAKVGTRELEKLNGLMSPIRGLPLISALLVLSGMASAGIPGLTGFVAEFIVFQGSFSAFPLPTLLCVASSGLTAVYFVILLNRTCFGKLDSNLAYYPKVVWAEKIPALVLAVLIIFLGVQPNWLVRWSESTTTAMVATITPMEKTVVAQVVVK, from the coding sequence ATGTTGAGTTTTCTGATTTGGATACCAATTATCAGCGCTGTAATTATCGGGTTTTTACCCAGTAAAGTTGTCCCAGCTAGTCGCATCCGCTTAATATCTTTAATCGTAGCAGGCATAGTTTTATGCTGGAATTTGTTTATTTTGCTGAAATTTGACATCAGCACTCCAGGGATGCAATTTGAAGAATATCTACCTTGGAATGAAACCTTGGGTTTGACTTATCAACTAGGGGTTGATGGGTTATCTATTCTGATGTTAATACTCAATAGTTTACTCACCTGGATTGCGATTTACAGCAGTGACAAAGAAACTGAACGCCCACGACTTTTTTATTCGCTAATTTTATTTATTAGTGGTGGCGTTGCTGGAGCATTTTTAGCAGAAAACCTGCTGTTATTCTTCTTGTTCTACGAACTTGAATTAATTCCCTTCTACTTATTAATTTCCATTTGGGGAGGAGAAAAACGAGCTTATGCTGGCATCAAGTTCTTAATTTATACTGCTGTTTCGGGTGCTTTGATTTTAGCCACCTTCTTAGGCATGGTATTCCTCACTGGTGCAAACAGTTTTGCCTTCGATGCTGTATCTACCCAAAATATTTCCGCAGGTTTACAACTCGTCCTCCTAGTAGGAATTATTATCGGCTTCGGAATTAAAATTCCTCTCGTCCCCTTCCATACTTGGCTACCTGATGCTTATGTTGAAGCTTCCGCACCCATTGCGATTTTGTTGGGTGGTGTTTTGGCGAAGTTGGGAACTTATGGACTGTTACGCTTTGGAATGGGAATGTTTCCCCAAGCTTGGACTGTGGTTGCACCAACTTTAGCAATTTGGGGGGCTATTAGTGCAATTTATGGGGCGGTAATTGCGATCGCGCAAACAGACATCAAGCGCATGGTAGCATACAGTTCTATCGGTCACATGGGTTATGTATTGCTAGCCAGCGCCTCTAGCACACCATTAGCACTTGTGGGTGCAGTGGCTCAAATGTTCAGCCACGGTTTAATTCTGGCCATTCTCTTCCACTTAGTCGGGGTGATAGAAGCCAAAGTTGGTACACGTGAATTAGAAAAACTCAACGGCTTAATGAGTCCTATTCGCGGTTTACCTTTAATTAGCGCCCTATTGGTTCTCAGTGGTATGGCTAGTGCAGGAATTCCCGGTTTAACAGGATTTGTGGCGGAATTTATTGTATTTCAAGGTAGTTTCTCAGCTTTTCCCTTACCCACATTATTGTGTGTAGCATCTAGCGGCTTAACAGCAGTTTATTTCGTTATTCTCCTCAATCGCACCTGTTTTGGCAAGTTGGATAGTAATTTAGCTTACTACCCTAAAGTTGTCTGGGCGGAAAAAATTCCGGCTTTAGTTTTGGCGGTTCTGATTATCTTTTTGGGTGTACAACCAAATTGGTTAGTGCGCTGGAGTGAAAGTACAACTACAGCTATGGTGGCGACAATTACCCCTATGGAAAAAACCGTGGTTGCTCAAGTTGTTGTGAAGTAA